In Lycium ferocissimum isolate CSIRO_LF1 chromosome 3, AGI_CSIRO_Lferr_CH_V1, whole genome shotgun sequence, the genomic window AGTTAACAATTTTATGTTGTTGGAATTCAAGTCAAACAAATAGATGCTGAGGACTAGCTTTCCAAGTTACTCAAGACCAATTTCATTAATCTCAAACAGTGGACGTGACTAACTTAAATCTTTTCTGGTCTCCGCATAGCAAGAAATGAGGAAAATATCATTTGTTGCAACATTAGAAATTCCGAAAGTATTTGCACCACTATATTAGCAATTTCATCTTGAATTTCTTTAttgaaaacataattaagaaaacaaaggggTGTTTCAGCTTAAGCTTCACTAATTTGATTCACTTcccctcttttttcttttcttttttttttttttttttgaaacttccACTTTCCCTCTTTATGTTACTTAATGAATCACAGCAAGCCGACAATAGGGTTAcaattccaatttcattaacaagaTGCCACATACTCTTAGCCCGATGAATTGTttacctaatttaatatcatcaGTCACCTCGGTAACCGCAAATAACAGGAGCAGATAAGACCTCAAAGGGCAGAGAAGCAGATTATCATTTTAAGGGCACGAAGAAGGCAAAAGTCACCTTAATGCCTCTTATTCAACACTCTTTTGCAACTATGCATCCCCTTGATGCCTTTGTGATTATAAAACACTTacatcatcaaaaaaaaaaatgcctctTATTCAACACTTGAATGAAAACTTATAATAATGCAACATGCAAAAGGTGCAAGGAGTGACATTCCAAGCATTTGTTTCAGGGGAAATAACCAAAAATATGATTCTATAAAGAATTTTGGATGGtgtgaaaagaaataaaagcgGATAACAgatcaagaactctttaaattttattgtgCTTACTACGAAAACGAACAAAAACGCATCCTGAAGAAAGGTACTTCAGGAAACTTCTAAAGGACAAACAGTGATAGCACTGATAAAGAAAGCAACAAGTTAGGGTGGTGCTATTACCTGTTGCTTCCTATTCTACCATTCTATGCTAAACATTAAATTGTGAATAAACACTTGGAAGGTACTAAATATACTTGGACTCGAACTGAAAAAGAGAATAACCTTCTTTCCTCAGCAAACTCGCCAACAAACacagtttgatataattgttgaaaaaaaatggcTTAGCCTCCAAAATTCGTGTATGAAGTGTTGCGGAAAATAATacgaaggaaaaaaatatttacagtAAATTATTAAGAATAACAGCAGATACTGAAACATGGTAATCAAtgagaataaaatgaaaaacaaggacaccaagtaggcgtttggacatacatttggttgaaacttgaaaaacagttattaaagttaaagttacaaaaaatgatatttgaaagttgaaagtGTGTTTGgagtttggacatgcatttcacttgggaaaaaaaattgaaattggtaAAGATCTTTCACTTGAAAAGCAGATCAAAGCTAGTAttcaattttcacttgaaaAACTCATCTCAAAAACTAACCAAAAAAGCAGTCCAACGTATAACCAAacaaatgttttgaaaaaaaaaatctggaaaaaaaaaaaaaaactttaaatcaAACGGCTCCCACAACAGATACTGAAACATGGCATAGATAGATGCAAAATGCTACTTGTCCTCCTCTTCAAAGGTAGCTAGTACATTCAATAATGTGTATCCACGAGAACAATAGTCGATTTGAAGAAATTCCTCTTTTTCCATATTCAAATGCTCAACATCTAGTGATTGAGCATATAGCAGAACTGAAGTTATTAATATGTTAAGCGTAGACTCACTGCTCTCTGCACATTATGATgtgaaatcataaatttcaaatagaaCTAAATTTGTTTAAACACAAATTCAAATCTTTACAGCAAGGCGAATCAGAAATGATACCAACTTACCAAGAAATGCTCAAATAAcacccaaaaattaaaaagagagaAGCAGAAAGAACAGGATTAGCTTTAAATCAATTAAGAGAACTAACCTCTTTCCCTCGTCCACCGAGGACACAATCCTTAATAACCTTTGCCTTCAAATTCAGTTTTTCAAAACATGTTTCCCAGTGGGTATAATTCTTATGGTACACCAGACTTTCCACACAGTAAATGAAAGGAAAGTGATCATTCTGCATCAAAATATCCAATAAAAATGCAACTACAATTTAGAATATCCTCCTTAGGTAgatataaaaaataacacgTTAACCTATCATTTATCAAGTAACTCTCTAACGTGATGCTACACATTTATCTTTCATGCTACCTGTCATTTATGATTTATCAAGTTATACTCTCTAATGTGGTGCTACACATTTATCTTTAAAGGGGTTGTTTGCTTCAAGACAAGTGATGCAAGGACTAGTAATACAGTGATTAGTAATGCAAggattattttgttatatacatcAAACTGAACGCGCTCTAAATGAATTGACTACAACTATCAAAAAACATGCTCAACAACTTTGATTAGTAGCTTACCAAATCTGGCCAGGCATCAATTGCACAAGCCTCTACAGTGTCCAAAAAACATTCAACTGGACCATGCTGCAACCATAACAAAGagaatttcataaatatacaaaaatgtttACAAACTATTCAACTTACTGTCTTTTTGTTCAACCATTATAGGTATacaaaaatatttgcaaaatgtATAAATATCACGCTCTAAACTCAGAGGTGGCCGGAGCCTTAGTTTACGGGATTCAACTCAGAAGTTaccaaaatttcaacaaatactACATTTTGAAGCCATTGTTTTAATAAGTGAAAAACGGGTTCAATAGTATGAGCTCAAACAATGAACCAATCAAGTTTATATTATGGATCCGCCTATTTAAAATTGAGATTTTTGCCTATAGTCCTATCTTATTTCACAAAGATTTAGATCTTAGGTAAGTGCTTTtaaaacatatgcataaaaagcaTCATAATTTCACTCAATTAAGCCCCTTCATGCTTACTCTAACTAGTTATTTCGATTTTctattactccctctatttcaaattgcttctttttccccttttagtctgtttaaaaaagaattgtcTCTTTcttaggccccgtttggacatgatttgaaatcgggatgatttgaagttgaagttttatttggacatgcaatatgaatttcttaagttgtattatttctcataaacataaaaatcccacaagttgtgaaaaccatcaaaacttcccaattcttatacaatcttatcaaatgagcaaatcataattcataagcTAGTAGaatatctttttaaaaattacaaCATCTATTGATCGagctttagttcaataaaaaaaaaaaatgaaacatgaGTAGTAGtctaactactctttaatataatccttccACTGGTATTAAACATGAATTGTAGTATAACTTAAAATTGGACATGAGTTGGTAAACaagattggtaaatatatctatcaacttatggatcttttgttataaaatataaatttatgggtcaaattttacatttaaaattatttaaaatcccaaatcaCGATgtgaagttgaagttaaaaattTTTGCAAATTGCATAAAGAAACACTGAGACAACTCTATAATTTCAACATAACACATGACATGTTTAGgatcacaagatttaaaggacattttggtacattatacataatttaataacacaagattcaaaaggcttctttatttttttaaactccgCATCaagtcaaacaaattgaaactaAAAAGACAGCAGTTTTAACTATAATCTCAgaacaagaagaaaagaaatttatacaaaaaaaaaagaaaaagattcttGGTGTACCTGGCATTTGAAGGTGTTATTGGCTTTAAGCTTAGTATTACCCCATGGAACAAGTTTTaaatcaacaatatcaataatcccATTCTTGAAAATCTTAGgtaaataattaacaataaaATTGGAACAGTAAGGACAAAGGCTTTCATAATACAAAGCTAAAGACACTTTCTTATCACAAGAAATAGGAGAAAATTGGGTGAAGCATAAGAAGCAAATTAGGAGAAATGATACacttttttggaaagaaaattccatttttgtgaGATAATGGAATTTGGGAAATGTTTTGGTATTTTTCTATAAGAGAAAAATAGAGGATTTAATTGAGGGGGATTGTTGAGAAAATGACCCCTCATGTTGTATGATAGGTTAAAATACCCCCTTAAATATGTATTAagtagttttggtcctttaagtttgtaaaatatatcaaatatttGTCAATTTATGTTCGTTAAATCTGACggaaataatgatttttttttttaacctagcATCAAGAAAGTCTCATCAAATCTCtgaaaatacaacacaaaaaattacactaaatacctAAACAATATAAAAAGAAGCAGAAATTATACCTCAAAAAATACATCAGATtatagaaataaatcaaaaatagtAGAAACATACGTTTAAATTAGttttcaatattttcttttgCATTATTTCCGTCAAATCTAACTGATAAAGTTCACTAAATATTGGATGGAAACTCAAAATgctaatttttgacaaattttaaGGATCTATACTTACTATTCAATACATACTTAATGGACTACTTTGAACCAATTCTGAAACATGAGGGACCATTATAGtgattttatcttgttttcttgGTTCTTTGCGATATCTGGATCTAAGTCACAGCACGTGGAATCAAAAGAGAGACTGAAAGTGAGGAAACTGTAAAGATAACTGAATCCCAGAAGTGAAGTACTAATATCTACTTCCTCGCTTCTTAATAAGTGTCGCTTTAATAAAAAATacgcatattaaaaaattaataatgaaatgtaaaatttattaaattattcatatataagaaaaataaattatttttaccttTTAATTAGAGTATACACAAgaagtaaatattttgatattagAATCCAATAATATCAAATTATTATGTAGttttttcaatcatcatttagatgttattttattttttaaaggtaGAATTGGAgaaaactagtcaatttatgtcttgatttctAAGATGACACTTAATAAGGTATAAAAGAATTTgactaaggtgacacttattatgggatagaggaagtagtatatttttACCAGACAGCCCTCAATTTTATGATTTACTCTAAGAAAGTGCCCTCAAAGTTGGAGATATTTTCTCTAAGCCCGAATGCATCTTTCCGCATTTGTGAGGCAAGTGTCATTTTGCACAACAGACCCACTTTAGGAATGTTACACGAATGAATGCTTCGACAACGACAAGCTGCCCGTGACAATTTGATCAGTGGTGCTAAGATTCTTTTTTGGTTGTTGCTTTTTTATGGGCAAATACATAAGTTGcctcttagta contains:
- the LOC132050485 gene encoding gamma-interferon-responsive lysosomal thiol protein-like, whose product is MEFSFQKSVSFLLICFLCFTQFSPISCDKKVSLALYYESLCPYCSNFIVNYLPKIFKNGIIDIVDLKLVPWGNTKLKANNTFKCQHGPVECFLDTVEACAIDAWPDLNDHFPFIYCVESLVYHKNYTHWETCFEKLNLKAKVIKDCVLGGRGKELELSYAAETNALQPPHKYVPWVVVDGQPLYDDYTDFISFICKAYKGTAPVPGCSSSVNVIKIGRKFNAFCLKTTAISKLSTISSAITSWLNRFNLAAFA